ACCTCAAAATCTGGTTCACCATAAGCCATATTGCGGTCAATAGCTGACAAAATCTTACCATTTGCCAACTCTGAAAATAAACAATCACAGACCAACTGACCCACATCCGCCCGATGAATCATACCTGCAACCCGATAATTTTCCGTTAACACCCCATTTCCCGTTGCAGGTTCAGATTTTAACCCCCCCGGACGAATAATGGTATAATTCAGTCCACTATTAATTAAATGTTGTTCGGCTTTTTCCTTTTCCACTAAAACCGAAGCCAAGGTTTCTAACGCCTGGGGAGGTAAAGCCACCACACTCTCCCCACTCCCAATAGAAGAGACTAAAATAAATTTCCCTACCCCCGCTTTCACCGCCGCATCAATTAAATTTTTATTTCCCAAATAGTCCGCTCGTTCTCCTTCTTTGGGTAAACCGCCAATGGTACTAATCACAGCCGAAATCGTTTCTGGGCCCAATATCGCCTGTTCAACAGCCGCTATCTCTAAGGCGTCCCCCATCACCACTTCCACCCCCATCGCTTCCAACTCAGGGCGAGTGTCCGGTGTTCTTAACAATGCTTTCACGTTCATTTCTTTGTTTCGTAAGCATTTCACCACTTCTCGGCCCACGCCTCGACTTGCACCCGCAACAAAAATATAAGATTTAGTGTTCATGGATTTTAACAATTCAACAATTCTTTCTATCTATTACTCTACTCAATGCCGTGTTAACCTAAGACCTTTGAGAAATCAATAAAAGCTACAATCGTTTTATATTATCAGCCTTTGTACGATTAAGTCCTCCTATTAACAGTTTTAACCGTGTCCTTACAAAAATTATTTCAAATCAGCACTTCGGCGCCGCCGCCCCTGCATTGTACAAACCCCGCCTGTCCCCAACCGCGTAACCCTTTGGGGAATCAAATTTGTGAAACCTGTCAAACCCCCTTAACCTATCGGTATTTGTGGGCCACAGGTTCTGGGGCGGGACAAATTCAACCGGGTCAGTTAGTCGGAAATCGCTACTATGTCACCTTTCCCCAAATTTGGTTAGATACTAAACCTGGCGCCCCGCCGATTTTGGCTGATATCCTCTCAGAGTCGATATTATCCTATTTGTATTTATATCCCCATCGGCTGCATATTCCTGGGGTATTTGGGGTGTATCCCTTGGGAATTCCCCCGGAAGCCACAGAAACTCTGTTATTAGAGAATATTCCCGTTGATAGTCGGGGTCAACTGTTCCCGACTTTAGTAGAAGCATGGCCTAAAACGAACCCCGTGCGTCAGGTGTATTGGTTATGGCAAATGCAGCAATTATGGACACCTTTAACCGAACAAGGCGCTGCCTATAGTTTATTAGTCAAAGATAACTTACGGGTGGAGGGCTGGCGGGTGCGGTTGCGAGAACTCCATCAGGGTAAAGTTCAACCCACCCAACGAGATTTAGCCGAATCTTGGACAGCGTTTATTGAAACCGCCCATCCGAGCATCCAATATCGGTTACAAACCATTCATCAATTGATGCGTCATCAGGAGGACTCGTTAAAAGAAGTCGGGAGTCACCTGAATCAATTATTAATGGAACAATCGGCCCAATTACCGTTACATTTAGCCGTAACCGGATTAACAGATGTCGGGGTCAAACGTTCCCATAATGAAGATAGTTGTTATCCGAATATTCAGGATGTACGGAATCTGTATATTTATCCCAATGATAAATTAATTCCCCATTTAAGTATTGTTTGTGATGGGGTTGGAGGTCATGACGGGGGCGAGGTCGCCAGTCAATTAGCGGTACAATCTGTTAAGCCTTTAATTCATAGTTTGATGGCGGAAATATCTAATCAAGAAGAATTAGCACCGCCAGAATTAATTATGGAACAACTGCAAGAAATTGCCCGGGTTGTCAATAATGTGATTGCGGCTCAAAATAATGAACAGGGGCGAGAATTTAGACAACGGATGGGAACAACCTTAGTCATCGCGTTACAACTACCCCAAAAAGTTAAAACCCCAGAGGGGATTGAATTACACAATTGCCATGAACTTTATATTGTCAATATTGGGGATAGTCGCGCCTATTGGATGACTCAGAATTCCTGTCAACAATTAACCCTTGATGATGATGTGGCAAATCGAGAAGTTCGTCATGGTCGGAGTTTATATTGGGATGCTGCTCAACGCTCCGGTGCTGGTGCTTTAACTCAAGCTTTAGGAACTAGAGAAGCGGAATTTTTACGGCCAACGGTGCAACGATTTATTATTGAAGAAGACGGATTATTATTATTATGTTCCGATGGATTAAGTGATAATCAACGGGTTGAACAATGTTGGCAAAATTTTTCGGCTTCGGTGTTAAATGGAGAACAATCTTTAGAATCTGCGGTACAAGGATGGATTGACGTTGCTAATGATAAAAATGGTCATGATAATGTTTCTGTTGTTTTAACTTATTGTGGTGTTTCTCCGCAAAAATTAGTTTTAGTAGAAACAACACCTCTATCAACAAAACCTGAATTTTTGGAAACTGAACCCACTGAAGCATCCAAAGTTTTATTATATGATGAATCCCTTCCTGAATCGCAAATTCAACCGACCTCTAAACCTCCTTCTAAATGGAAGGAAGTGGCTTTTATTCTAAGTTTATTTACGATATTAATTGCTGGAGGTTTTGCAATTTGGTGGCAAGTTAGCCAGTCTCAAATCAATTCAATTCCTGAACAACCGACCAATAAACGATAACCTCAGAAACCGGGTTTCTGACTCACCATCATACTATAGCAGTCCTAAATAGGTTGTAATATTTTATCGTAGGGGTGATGTCCCTCCAAACCCTCTTTGCGCCTGGGTTTGGAGGGACATCACCCCTACAAAACTTTTTCACAAATCCTACACGGATTGCTATATCTATCCTAATCGAAAAATGTTATTGATAGAATTTATTGATAAATTTCTGGGAAGCGGGTGGGTTTACGTTGGCAAGAAAGAGCTAAGTTGACACTCCCTGTGCCTAAAGGCGTGGGGATTCTTGGTTCAATGAAACCACTTAATCAAAGTACCTTGCAGTGCTTTAACCAGAGGTGGGATTCTCCCCAAGCGTAAATTCGGATATGCCCTACCCTATTCGCATGACTGCGAGTTCTTTTTTGTTTAAAAACTGGTCGTCTAGTTCCCATGAATCTTTTACCCACTGCTGGGGAAAACTAGAACTGTGCAGTAGAACCGCATAGATTTAATTGTCAAGGTGAGAGTGCGTTTTACCTTTAGGCAACTAGGTTTTTAGACAGGTTATTTACCTTTCCTGTTATCCGAAATCGTAGCACGATTGGATGTCAATAGACAACCCAATATAAAGCCGTCCTAGAAGGACAGGGTTTTAACCCATTTTTCTGATAAATATAAAACTCAAAAGCAAAAGTTATGTTAAATCAGCAAGAAACGGCTCAAACCATTGATTTGTGGCAATCCGTTGTCACTGGAGAATTGGGTTATATCCAGAGTCGTCAAGCATTTCTCAACAGTTGTATAGACAGGGTAGCAATGCTGCAAAAAGGGTTACAAAATCCTAGAGAAAGAGGGACTGCATTGCGATTACTCTTTTACCTCACTTTACCAGAACGTCAGCGTTTATTCAATGATTTGGTGGCTTTAGCCAGTGTCTCTCATTCAGATATTGAACTCTGCCGAGAAGTTATTCTTTCTCTGCCAAAAACTTGGTTGTTGGATAATATTGAAAACAGTGCTGAAGATTTGTTAGCTGATGGTACGGATGAAGAATATAGACGGTTGTTAGAACTGTATATTAATATTGACGATCACCTCACTGAAAGGCTAGTTAAACGAGCTTTAAAGCATGAAGATGCAGATATTAGGGAAGCAGGAGAAGATTTCCAAAAATATCTAGTCTAAAAAGGTCTAACAAATTAATAGAAAAGAGCAGCCAAAATAATTAACGTTCTAAAATTCGGTTTTTAACATTAATTTTATTCCATAATTCTTGTTTAATTCGATTTAAAATAGAAGTCTCATCTAAAGTTTCTAAAATATGTTGAACAACGGCTTTAGGGCCTTCTTCTCCCCAGGATGCACCATTGGCTAAATAAGCTTTTGTCACCTGTCCAATGGCATAACAAGAAACCCCAGCGATCGCAGCTTGGGGAATAGCAACCGATAAATAGGGTACTAAAGATAATCCCCCAGTTACGGGTGCAGTTAATCCTAATAAACTTTTTAACGAACTTAAGCCAAAATTAGCTACTAATTCACTGGCTGTAATTCCTCCCATACTTAAGGCAATTTTTTGTAATAATTCAACTGCACCTTGTTGAGTCATGGAAATTCCATACAGTTTAGATAAGGTTAAAATTAAAGCTACATCAATCATTGCTCCACTTAATAAATCAATCATCATCAGGGGATTTAAAGCGATCGCAATCGATTTTGTAATTACCCCATTCCAAATCACTCGGTTCGCACTTTGTTCTCGAATTTCCATTTTTCTCTGCACTAATTTCTCATTAATATCTCCTGCATATAACATCGTATTTAAAGCCACTAAAGATTTACCTTCCCGATCTAAAATCTCTAAAATTTTGAGCTTTAATTCCTCAATTTGAGGTTCTGCTCTAGTTAATTGAGCACTTAAAGTTCCATCAGGACGACGAATCGCTTTCGCCACCAAAGGAGAAGCCGCAGCCATCACAATTTCATCGGGAGATAATAATTCTTTTACTCGTTCATCTCGAATTTTTTCATAAATTGCTTGTCGATCAGCTTCCGGGTATTGATCAATTTTATTAAATACTAATAACATCGGTTTTCCCGCTTCTCGTAATTGAGAAAGGGCATCATATTCAACTTGAGTAATATCTCCGGCAATTACAAATAATAATAAATCCGCTTGTTGTGCGACTTGACGGGCAATTTTTTCACGGGTTTCGCCATCAACTTCATCAATTCCTGGGGTATCAATCAATTCAATTTGAGAAATCCGATAGGAAACCGCAGGAATAGGAGATAAAGAGTTTTCAGTCAATTGCCATTGCTGCTTATGGGTGGTTTGGGTGACGCCATGAATGGGGCCAGTAATAAACACCTCTTGACCTAATAAAGCGTTCAAAACCGAAGATTTACCCCGTCCTACCATGCCAAAAACGGCAATTTGTACGGAGGTAGATTCTAATTTCTCCATCATCCTTTGTAACCCCCCAATATCGGGTTCTAAACCTTCTCGTTCTGTGGGGGTCAAGTCAAGATGGTCTACAATTTCGCGTAAGGCGTCTTGAGCATGGCGTAAATTCAATTCCGCTTGCAGGTCGGTGAAACTCAACAGCGTTGTATTCAGTTCATCATCCAGATTCATGTTTATTGTTAGGGTCAATTACTCTTTCTATCCTGCCAAATTAATAACGGGTCTTACCGAAAATTTGGCTATAAAGCCTTGCCATTCTAGGGCAACGCTTTATTTGTGTGTTAGTATTCTTGGATCAGACAGTTTAGGGTAATCAACCTGTCTTTAATCAAAACCCAGTCGTCGGAAGACAGCGCACCTTGAAAACTAGGGTTATAGGGTTCTGGACAGAAATTGCTTGTCTAGGTAAAAACTCTAAGCAACAAGTACAGAGAAACCAAATTTTATCGGTTTTTAACGCTCCGGGTAGGGCATACCCGAACAGACTTCTGCAATGGGGTAAAACGCTTGGGAAGAGAACCATCTCTGGTGGAGAAAAGGCAACTTTTTTCTATTAAGTGGACTCGTTGAACCAAGAATCCACTCGCCTTTAGGCGAGTGGAGTGTCAACATTGGTAAAACCCGTAATTGATTGAATTAAATTTCTGTTCTAATAAGAATTATTGCGATCGCCTCCCCATGATTGTCGTCTTCCGCCTCCACCGCCTTGATTGT
This genomic window from Planktothrix serta PCC 8927 contains:
- a CDS encoding SDR family oxidoreductase, producing MNTKSYIFVAGASRGVGREVVKCLRNKEMNVKALLRTPDTRPELEAMGVEVVMGDALEIAAVEQAILGPETISAVISTIGGLPKEGERADYLGNKNLIDAAVKAGVGKFILVSSIGSGESVVALPPQALETLASVLVEKEKAEQHLINSGLNYTIIRPGGLKSEPATGNGVLTENYRVAGMIHRADVGQLVCDCLFSELANGKILSAIDRNMAYGEPDFEVLDLS
- a CDS encoding PP2C family protein-serine/threonine phosphatase; its protein translation is MSLQKLFQISTSAPPPLHCTNPACPQPRNPLGNQICETCQTPLTYRYLWATGSGAGQIQPGQLVGNRYYVTFPQIWLDTKPGAPPILADILSESILSYLYLYPHRLHIPGVFGVYPLGIPPEATETLLLENIPVDSRGQLFPTLVEAWPKTNPVRQVYWLWQMQQLWTPLTEQGAAYSLLVKDNLRVEGWRVRLRELHQGKVQPTQRDLAESWTAFIETAHPSIQYRLQTIHQLMRHQEDSLKEVGSHLNQLLMEQSAQLPLHLAVTGLTDVGVKRSHNEDSCYPNIQDVRNLYIYPNDKLIPHLSIVCDGVGGHDGGEVASQLAVQSVKPLIHSLMAEISNQEELAPPELIMEQLQEIARVVNNVIAAQNNEQGREFRQRMGTTLVIALQLPQKVKTPEGIELHNCHELYIVNIGDSRAYWMTQNSCQQLTLDDDVANREVRHGRSLYWDAAQRSGAGALTQALGTREAEFLRPTVQRFIIEEDGLLLLCSDGLSDNQRVEQCWQNFSASVLNGEQSLESAVQGWIDVANDKNGHDNVSVVLTYCGVSPQKLVLVETTPLSTKPEFLETEPTEASKVLLYDESLPESQIQPTSKPPSKWKEVAFILSLFTILIAGGFAIWWQVSQSQINSIPEQPTNKR
- a CDS encoding GTP-binding protein, with translation MNLDDELNTTLLSFTDLQAELNLRHAQDALREIVDHLDLTPTEREGLEPDIGGLQRMMEKLESTSVQIAVFGMVGRGKSSVLNALLGQEVFITGPIHGVTQTTHKQQWQLTENSLSPIPAVSYRISQIELIDTPGIDEVDGETREKIARQVAQQADLLLFVIAGDITQVEYDALSQLREAGKPMLLVFNKIDQYPEADRQAIYEKIRDERVKELLSPDEIVMAAASPLVAKAIRRPDGTLSAQLTRAEPQIEELKLKILEILDREGKSLVALNTMLYAGDINEKLVQRKMEIREQSANRVIWNGVITKSIAIALNPLMMIDLLSGAMIDVALILTLSKLYGISMTQQGAVELLQKIALSMGGITASELVANFGLSSLKSLLGLTAPVTGGLSLVPYLSVAIPQAAIAGVSCYAIGQVTKAYLANGASWGEEGPKAVVQHILETLDETSILNRIKQELWNKINVKNRILER